Proteins found in one Herbiconiux sp. A18JL235 genomic segment:
- a CDS encoding helix-turn-helix domain-containing protein codes for MTTTSLSPAHDGFMLDSLTIGRRIRQLRTERGLTLDELGTAIGRAPSQVSVVENGRRELKLGELQRFASALGVGVQQLMSAEPPSERAALEIALERAQRGPLFASLGLAPLPLRKSLSDDTIRTILSLHRELERVHTERAATPEEARRANTLLRKSMRARHNYFAELEQVAAGLHAAVGHTGGPLSQRVASDLASHLGFTLHYAGDLPGSTRSVTDLRNGRIYVPLGQSPDADPRSVVLQALASHVLGHAEPRDYGEFLQQRVQTNYLAAALLVPEAAAVRILSEAKDARELSVEDLRDAFGVSYETAAHRFTNLATQHLGIPVHFLKVHESGSISKAYENDSVQFPTDALGAVEGQTVCRFWSARRVFDVEDRFSPYHQYTDKPAGTYWCTSRIQPSARGQFSVSVGTAFAHAKWFRGRDTAHRFASSCPDESCCRLPPAGLASRWEGQAHPSARLNSSLHAAMPTSGFTGVDTTEVFEFLERHAP; via the coding sequence ATGACGACGACGTCCCTCTCCCCCGCGCACGATGGATTCATGCTCGACTCCCTCACCATCGGCCGCCGCATCCGCCAGCTGCGCACCGAGCGCGGCCTCACCCTCGACGAGCTCGGCACTGCCATCGGGCGCGCGCCCTCGCAGGTGTCGGTCGTCGAGAACGGTCGCCGCGAGCTGAAGCTCGGCGAACTGCAGCGCTTCGCCTCGGCCCTCGGGGTCGGCGTGCAGCAGCTCATGAGCGCGGAGCCGCCGAGCGAGCGGGCAGCCCTCGAGATCGCCCTCGAGCGCGCGCAGCGCGGCCCTCTGTTCGCGTCGCTCGGGCTGGCACCGCTGCCCCTCCGCAAGTCGCTGAGCGACGACACCATCCGCACCATCCTGAGCCTCCACCGTGAGCTCGAGCGGGTGCACACCGAGCGGGCGGCGACACCCGAGGAGGCGCGGCGGGCCAACACGCTGCTGCGCAAGTCGATGCGCGCCCGCCACAACTACTTCGCCGAGCTCGAGCAGGTGGCGGCGGGGCTGCATGCCGCGGTGGGGCACACCGGTGGTCCGTTGTCGCAGCGGGTCGCATCCGATCTGGCGTCGCACCTCGGGTTCACGCTGCACTACGCCGGCGACCTGCCGGGGTCGACCCGCTCGGTGACCGACCTGCGCAACGGACGCATCTACGTGCCGCTCGGGCAGAGCCCCGATGCTGACCCGCGCTCAGTGGTGCTGCAGGCGCTCGCGTCGCACGTGCTCGGGCACGCGGAGCCGCGCGACTACGGCGAGTTCCTGCAGCAGCGGGTGCAGACGAACTACCTCGCGGCGGCGCTGCTCGTACCCGAGGCGGCTGCGGTGCGCATCCTGTCGGAGGCGAAGGATGCGCGGGAGCTGTCGGTCGAAGACCTGCGCGACGCTTTCGGCGTGAGCTACGAGACCGCGGCGCACCGGTTCACGAACCTCGCCACCCAGCACCTCGGCATCCCGGTGCACTTCTTGAAGGTTCACGAGTCGGGGTCGATCTCGAAGGCGTACGAGAACGACAGCGTGCAGTTCCCGACGGATGCGCTCGGCGCCGTCGAAGGGCAGACGGTGTGCCGGTTCTGGAGCGCGCGGCGCGTGTTCGACGTGGAGGACAGGTTCAGCCCCTACCACCAGTACACCGACAAGCCGGCGGGAACCTACTGGTGCACCTCGCGCATCCAGCCCTCCGCCCGCGGGCAGTTCTCGGTGTCGGTGGGCACGGCGTTCGCGCACGCGAAGTGGTTCCGCGGGCGCGACACCGCGCATCGCTTCGCGTCGAGCTGCCCCGACGAGTCGTGCTGCCGTCTCCCACCCGCCGGGCTCGCCTCGCGATGGGAGGGGCAGGCGCACCCCTCGGCCCGCCTCAACTCGTCACTGCACGCGGCGATGCCCACGTCGGGTTTCACGGGGGTGGACACGACGGAGGTGTTCGAGTTCCTCGAGCGGCACGCGCCCTAG
- a CDS encoding glycerol dehydrogenase, whose protein sequence is MSNPKIRTVISPGRYVQGPGAITRLGEYLAPIGSTPLLVADDVVWGFVGHDVEVSLTAAGLPVRREKFNGIPSAGEIDRLVTVIEEAGADVVVALGGGSTIDAVKSAGFLAGIRWVTVPSVASTDAPTSALAVIYTEDGAFEEYRFFPRNPDLVLVDSQLVANAPAAFLAAGVGDALATWLEARATQRSNSNTMAGGLPTETGTALARLSWEVLWENALPALDAVRDHVVTPAVEKVIEANTLLSGLGFESGGLAAAHAIHNGLTAAPQTHGLAHGQKVNIGSITQLVLEGAPTADIRDFIEFTTRVGLPTTLTEIGLSADSAELAQVAELATVPGETIHAMPFEVRPDEVVAALKSIERFARRVREEAGLPEPVRYEAHH, encoded by the coding sequence ATGTCGAACCCCAAGATCCGCACCGTCATCAGCCCAGGGCGCTACGTCCAGGGCCCCGGAGCCATCACCCGCCTCGGCGAGTACCTCGCCCCCATCGGCTCGACCCCTCTGCTCGTCGCCGACGACGTGGTGTGGGGCTTCGTCGGTCACGACGTCGAGGTCTCGCTCACCGCCGCCGGGCTCCCGGTGCGGCGCGAGAAGTTCAACGGCATCCCGAGCGCCGGAGAGATCGACCGGCTCGTCACCGTGATCGAGGAGGCCGGAGCGGATGTGGTGGTCGCTTTGGGCGGCGGCAGCACGATCGACGCGGTGAAGTCGGCGGGCTTCCTCGCGGGCATCCGGTGGGTGACCGTGCCCTCGGTGGCGTCGACGGATGCGCCCACCTCGGCGCTCGCCGTCATCTACACCGAGGACGGCGCGTTCGAGGAGTACCGCTTCTTCCCCCGCAACCCCGACCTCGTGCTGGTCGACTCCCAGCTCGTCGCGAACGCGCCCGCGGCGTTCCTCGCCGCCGGGGTCGGCGATGCGCTGGCGACCTGGCTCGAGGCGCGGGCCACCCAGCGCTCGAACTCGAACACGATGGCCGGCGGTCTGCCGACCGAGACCGGCACGGCGCTGGCGCGGCTGAGCTGGGAGGTGCTGTGGGAGAACGCCCTCCCCGCGCTCGACGCGGTGCGCGACCACGTCGTGACGCCGGCGGTGGAGAAGGTGATCGAGGCGAACACGCTGCTCTCCGGTCTCGGGTTCGAGTCGGGCGGTCTCGCCGCGGCGCACGCCATCCACAACGGACTCACGGCCGCACCGCAGACCCACGGGCTGGCGCACGGGCAGAAGGTGAACATCGGATCCATCACCCAGCTGGTGCTCGAAGGGGCGCCGACCGCCGACATCCGCGACTTCATCGAGTTCACCACCCGGGTGGGCCTGCCCACCACGCTCACCGAGATCGGACTCAGCGCCGACTCGGCCGAACTCGCCCAGGTCGCGGAACTCGCCACCGTGCCGGGCGAGACCATCCACGCGATGCCGTTCGAGGTGCGACCCGACGAGGTCGTGGCGGCGCTGAAGTCGATCGAACGCTTCGCGCGCCGGGTGCGTGAGGAAGCGGGGCTGCCGGAGCCCGTTCGGTACGAGGCGCACCACTAG
- a CDS encoding NAD(P)-dependent alcohol dehydrogenase, which produces MSTMKAVQVVGYHQNLELTEIDKPEVSGPFDVIVRIGGAGVCRTDLHILEGQWEEKSGVALPYTIGHENAGWVDAIGSAVTNVAVGDKVIVHPLITCGLCRACRLGDDVHCTQSEFPGINTHGGYAEFLRTSARSVVRIADSLEPADVAALADAGLTAYHAAAKAARRLGPADRCVIIGAGGLGHIGIQVLKALTASELIVVDRNPAALELAASLGADHTVVAAADGSHVTRVLELTDGVGAEVVVDFVGEGGSTAEGVQMLRQAGDFYVVGYGENIDIPTIDIISNEINFIGNLVGSYNDLTELMVLAAKGLVTLHTATYALDDFQTAIDDLDAGRVRGRAILVP; this is translated from the coding sequence ATGAGCACCATGAAGGCAGTCCAGGTGGTCGGGTACCACCAGAACCTCGAGCTGACCGAGATCGACAAGCCCGAGGTCTCGGGGCCCTTCGACGTGATCGTGCGGATCGGCGGCGCCGGGGTGTGCCGCACCGACCTGCACATCCTCGAGGGTCAGTGGGAGGAGAAGTCGGGTGTGGCGCTGCCCTACACGATCGGGCACGAGAACGCCGGGTGGGTGGATGCGATCGGCAGCGCCGTCACGAACGTGGCGGTCGGCGACAAGGTAATCGTTCATCCGCTCATCACCTGCGGGCTGTGCCGGGCCTGCCGCCTCGGCGACGACGTGCACTGCACGCAGAGCGAGTTCCCGGGCATCAACACCCACGGCGGGTATGCCGAGTTCCTGCGCACGAGCGCACGGAGCGTCGTGCGCATCGCCGACTCTCTCGAACCCGCCGACGTGGCGGCGCTCGCCGACGCCGGGCTCACCGCGTACCACGCTGCGGCCAAGGCGGCGCGCAGGCTCGGGCCCGCCGACCGGTGCGTGATCATCGGCGCCGGGGGGCTCGGGCACATCGGCATCCAGGTGCTGAAGGCTCTCACTGCCTCGGAGCTCATCGTCGTCGACCGCAACCCGGCGGCGCTCGAGCTGGCGGCCTCGCTCGGGGCCGACCACACCGTGGTGGCGGCTGCCGACGGCTCGCACGTCACGCGGGTGCTCGAGCTCACCGACGGGGTCGGCGCAGAGGTGGTCGTCGATTTCGTGGGGGAGGGCGGTTCGACCGCAGAGGGTGTGCAGATGCTGCGGCAGGCCGGCGACTTCTACGTGGTGGGCTACGGCGAGAACATCGACATCCCCACCATCGACATCATCTCGAACGAGATCAACTTCATCGGCAACCTCGTGGGCAGCTACAACGACCTCACCGAGCTCATGGTGCTCGCGGCCAAAGGGCTCGTCACGCTGCACACGGCGACGTATGCGCTCGACGACTTCCAGACGGCGATCGACGATCTCGACGCGGGGCGCGTGCGGGGCCGCGCGATCCTCGTTCCCTAG
- a CDS encoding metal-sulfur cluster assembly factor, translating into MGTAEALLVLNESDVMRALDAVIDPELDEPITDLGFVRSVRFTELGVEVHLRLPTSFCAPNFAYLMASDAKDALTALPEIGSVVVELDDHHDSGIINAGLAADAGYRGTFRHEAEDDLEELRATFQRKAHTAAMERALTALLRSRSDLDETGVASVVLGDLPDDPATAALLRRRAAIGLDALPNSPVLVDDHGVPHPPASAALALRRARSTRISIDGNAHFCRGLLATRYPGSEADQAPRADENFFPVTSLLRTTRKSVA; encoded by the coding sequence ATGGGCACCGCAGAAGCGCTCCTCGTGCTGAACGAGAGCGACGTGATGCGCGCCCTCGACGCCGTGATCGACCCGGAGCTCGATGAACCGATCACCGATCTCGGCTTCGTGCGGTCGGTGCGCTTCACCGAGCTCGGGGTGGAGGTGCACCTGCGCCTCCCGACGTCGTTCTGCGCGCCCAACTTCGCCTACCTGATGGCGTCGGATGCGAAGGATGCGCTGACCGCGCTCCCGGAGATCGGCAGCGTGGTCGTGGAGCTCGACGACCACCACGACTCGGGCATCATCAATGCCGGGCTCGCGGCCGACGCCGGGTATCGCGGCACCTTCCGGCACGAGGCCGAGGACGATCTCGAGGAGCTGCGAGCCACCTTCCAGCGCAAGGCCCACACCGCAGCGATGGAGCGGGCGCTCACCGCCCTGCTGCGCTCGCGGAGCGATCTCGACGAAACGGGTGTCGCATCCGTCGTGCTCGGCGATCTGCCCGACGACCCCGCCACGGCCGCCCTGCTGCGCCGCCGCGCGGCGATCGGCCTCGACGCGCTGCCGAACTCGCCCGTGCTCGTCGACGACCACGGGGTGCCGCACCCCCCGGCGTCCGCTGCGCTGGCGCTGCGCCGGGCGCGGTCGACGCGCATCTCGATCGACGGGAACGCCCACTTCTGCCGGGGCCTCCTGGCCACCCGCTACCCGGGGTCGGAAGCCGACCAGGCACCGCGGGCCGACGAGAACTTCTTCCCCGTCACCTCCCTCCTCCGCACCACACGAAAGAGCGTCGCATGA
- a CDS encoding amidohydrolase family protein encodes MYSKDGENFFIVDAHVALWDARPENQRNIHGKQFIDCFYDYHANLSPESEKWSYEEYLYQGGERFMRDVFVDDIVDHAIFQPAALGEFYVNGFGQTEEAWALTQAHPDKLTYNHNFDPRNGEAGLDQLRADAERFGLKGVKLYTAEWHGDSRGWKLDDPWAYRYFEVCRELGITNIHVHKGPTIRPLDRDAFDVADIDHAATDFTDLNFVVEHVGLPRLEDFCWIATQEPNVHGGLAVAMPFIHTRPRYFAQIIGELIYWIGEDRIQFSSDYALWTPKWLVEAFVDFQIPEDMTEYAPITMDQKRKILGLNAAKMYDIPVPAELQIPDADETETGPRQPERADLAAV; translated from the coding sequence ATGTACAGCAAAGACGGCGAGAACTTCTTCATCGTCGACGCCCACGTGGCGTTGTGGGATGCGCGGCCCGAGAATCAGCGCAACATCCACGGCAAGCAGTTCATCGACTGCTTCTACGACTACCACGCGAACCTCTCACCCGAGTCGGAGAAGTGGAGCTACGAGGAGTACCTCTACCAGGGCGGGGAGCGCTTCATGCGCGACGTGTTCGTCGACGACATCGTCGACCACGCCATCTTCCAGCCGGCCGCCCTCGGCGAGTTCTACGTGAACGGCTTCGGCCAGACCGAGGAGGCGTGGGCCCTCACCCAGGCGCACCCCGACAAGCTCACCTACAACCACAACTTCGACCCGCGCAACGGCGAGGCCGGCCTCGATCAGCTGCGCGCCGACGCCGAGCGCTTCGGCCTCAAGGGCGTGAAGCTCTACACGGCCGAATGGCACGGCGACTCGCGCGGCTGGAAGCTCGACGACCCATGGGCCTACCGCTACTTCGAGGTGTGCCGTGAACTCGGCATCACGAACATCCACGTGCACAAGGGCCCGACCATCCGCCCGCTCGACCGCGACGCCTTCGACGTCGCCGACATCGACCACGCCGCCACCGACTTCACCGACCTGAACTTCGTGGTCGAGCACGTCGGCCTCCCGCGCCTGGAGGACTTCTGCTGGATCGCGACGCAGGAACCCAACGTGCACGGCGGGCTCGCGGTGGCGATGCCGTTCATCCACACCCGCCCGCGCTACTTCGCCCAGATCATCGGCGAGCTCATCTACTGGATCGGGGAGGACCGCATCCAGTTCTCGAGCGACTACGCGCTGTGGACGCCGAAGTGGCTGGTGGAGGCCTTCGTCGACTTCCAGATCCCGGAGGACATGACCGAGTACGCGCCCATCACGATGGACCAGAAGCGCAAGATCCTCGGCCTCAACGCGGCGAAGATGTACGACATCCCGGTGCCGGCCGAGCTGCAGATCCCGGATGCCGACGAGACCGAGACCGGACCGCGTCAGCCCGAGCGCGCCGACCTGGCGGCCGTGTGA
- a CDS encoding GAF domain-containing protein, with translation MNARELPSRAEVHTAPVAALPARLLASWQRSESYGVPLDEVQPVFSGTWDDESLFSECGREVLAELHSTLASEPVGLMLTDADGLVLNRLSGDQQLLQALDRVHLAPGFSYSEREAGTNGLGLALADRVPSLVRADDHYSRSLCGYTCAAAPIFDPLTGRLEGAVNFTTWSDARSDLLLALAQTAATSTANLMLARSQGHRPPRRTARGQVFRIEALRNAPGGPGPLELSEAWTEALAQTVTALRAGRVVAAVGERGTGRATLIAQAQRVVDPRIRLLSVRAPEPHDVDSWLAFWTPELTHPDTAFVICDTDDLPAAAAERLTALVLDARRSVGGSYGLTAERFDDLPHPLSGLVDTVVQVPPLRERTADILPLAGHLAARARGRGVEITPSAARVLTDYAWPGNVAELATAMKDAAVRTDVVEPRHLPPELLSRAEHLPRIKAFERDEMVRVLTRPGISIDDAATELGMSRATVYRKLAVYGIRLPKD, from the coding sequence ATGAACGCTCGCGAACTGCCCTCCCGGGCTGAGGTGCACACCGCCCCCGTGGCGGCGCTCCCCGCGCGCCTGCTCGCCTCCTGGCAGCGCAGTGAGAGCTACGGCGTTCCCCTCGACGAGGTGCAGCCCGTGTTCTCGGGCACCTGGGACGACGAGTCGCTGTTCTCCGAGTGCGGGCGCGAAGTGCTCGCCGAGCTGCACAGCACCCTCGCCTCGGAGCCCGTGGGCCTCATGCTCACCGACGCCGACGGGCTCGTGCTCAACCGGCTGAGCGGCGACCAGCAGCTCCTTCAGGCGCTCGACCGGGTGCACCTCGCGCCCGGCTTCTCGTATTCCGAGCGCGAGGCGGGCACCAACGGTCTCGGGCTGGCGCTCGCCGACAGGGTGCCCTCGCTCGTGCGGGCCGACGACCACTACTCGCGGAGCCTCTGCGGCTACACCTGCGCTGCGGCACCCATCTTCGATCCGTTGACCGGTCGGCTGGAGGGCGCGGTGAACTTCACCACCTGGTCGGATGCGCGCTCCGACCTGTTGCTCGCGCTCGCCCAGACCGCCGCCACCTCGACCGCGAACCTCATGCTCGCGCGATCGCAGGGGCACCGGCCCCCGCGACGCACCGCGCGGGGCCAGGTGTTCCGCATCGAGGCGCTGCGGAACGCGCCAGGCGGCCCCGGCCCGCTCGAGCTCTCGGAGGCGTGGACGGAGGCGCTCGCCCAGACGGTCACGGCGCTCCGCGCGGGCCGCGTGGTGGCGGCGGTCGGCGAACGGGGCACCGGGCGGGCCACGCTCATCGCGCAGGCGCAGCGGGTCGTCGATCCGCGCATCCGTCTGCTCTCGGTGCGCGCCCCCGAACCGCACGACGTCGACTCCTGGCTGGCGTTCTGGACCCCGGAACTCACCCACCCCGACACCGCGTTCGTCATCTGCGACACCGACGACCTCCCCGCCGCGGCGGCCGAACGCCTGACCGCGCTGGTGCTCGACGCCCGTCGTTCGGTGGGTGGCTCCTACGGCCTGACGGCCGAGCGCTTCGACGACCTCCCGCATCCGCTGTCGGGCCTCGTCGACACCGTCGTGCAGGTGCCACCGCTGCGCGAGCGCACCGCCGACATCCTGCCGCTCGCCGGTCACCTCGCCGCGCGGGCGCGGGGGCGCGGGGTCGAGATCACCCCCTCGGCCGCGCGAGTGCTCACCGACTACGCCTGGCCGGGCAACGTGGCGGAGCTCGCCACGGCGATGAAGGACGCGGCGGTGCGGACCGACGTGGTCGAGCCGCGCCACCTCCCGCCCGAGCTGCTGTCCCGGGCCGAGCACCTCCCCCGCATCAAGGCCTTCGAGCGCGACGAGATGGTGCGGGTGCTCACGAGGCCCGGCATCTCGATCGACGACGCCGCGACCGAGCTGGGCATGAGTCGCGCCACCGTCTACCGCAAGCTCGCCGTCTACGGCATCCGGTTGCCCAAAGACTGA
- a CDS encoding cell wall-binding repeat-containing protein produces the protein MGRSVARSRATMLVAAMAVSAVIALGGALPAGGTERPDGTGSGLGAASGDRGTWADAPAGAADGPLGSAAAPSPTDRSGQLPPLSEVEPDPATTGTIEGRAVYAATDEQGERPGYDIKVELDRSVGDTDDFETVTFTYGPDFRFDGLEPGRYRLHFVDEAQQNVRNEYYDSTPYDWDADVISVEAGQVVGGIVASLNPWGVYTYRYGGDNRYDVAALISTLAFEPGVPVLYIASGEKFPDALSAGPAAAHQRGAMLLVQADSVPKATRSAIDTLKPQKIVIVGGEASVSARVYSQLSALQPNIERIGGADRYEVSRNVIDYAFCGEVEGECADGAATVFAASGANFPDALSAGPAAAHVDGAVLLVPGRDWKVDDATEALLHRLGTHHLYVTGGPATVSEAVEFDLVSALPVGGGLSRIGGADRYEVSANVNATVFTTGETAFLASGAVFADALSGGPVAATIDAPLFLAQKDCYPESVWNGIRRYDTIDLLLLGGPNTLSESVYNVEYLC, from the coding sequence ATGGGGAGAAGCGTTGCGCGCAGTCGCGCCACGATGCTGGTGGCGGCCATGGCGGTGTCGGCGGTGATCGCACTCGGGGGTGCCCTCCCCGCCGGCGGAACCGAGAGACCCGATGGCACGGGTAGCGGTCTCGGAGCCGCCTCGGGCGACCGGGGCACCTGGGCGGATGCACCTGCCGGAGCAGCCGACGGCCCGCTCGGGAGCGCTGCCGCGCCGAGTCCGACCGACCGGAGCGGCCAGCTGCCACCCCTCTCCGAGGTTGAACCCGATCCGGCGACCACGGGCACCATCGAAGGCCGGGCGGTCTACGCCGCCACGGACGAGCAGGGTGAACGTCCCGGCTACGACATCAAGGTCGAGCTCGACCGTTCCGTCGGCGACACCGACGACTTCGAGACCGTCACCTTCACCTACGGACCCGACTTCAGGTTCGACGGGCTCGAGCCCGGGCGCTACCGGCTGCACTTCGTCGATGAAGCGCAGCAGAATGTTCGCAACGAGTACTACGACAGCACCCCATACGACTGGGACGCCGACGTGATCTCGGTCGAGGCGGGGCAGGTCGTCGGCGGCATCGTCGCGAGCCTGAACCCGTGGGGCGTCTACACCTACCGCTATGGTGGCGACAACCGCTACGACGTCGCCGCACTGATCTCGACCCTCGCGTTCGAGCCGGGCGTGCCCGTGCTCTACATCGCGAGCGGCGAGAAGTTTCCGGATGCTCTGAGTGCGGGCCCGGCCGCCGCGCACCAGCGCGGTGCGATGCTGCTCGTGCAAGCGGACTCGGTGCCGAAGGCGACACGTTCAGCGATCGACACCCTCAAGCCGCAGAAGATCGTCATCGTCGGCGGTGAGGCATCCGTCTCGGCCCGCGTCTACTCTCAACTGTCGGCGCTCCAGCCGAACATCGAGCGGATCGGCGGCGCCGACCGGTACGAGGTCTCCCGCAACGTCATCGACTACGCCTTCTGCGGTGAGGTGGAGGGCGAGTGTGCCGACGGCGCGGCGACGGTGTTCGCGGCGAGCGGCGCCAACTTCCCGGATGCGCTGTCAGCCGGGCCTGCCGCTGCCCACGTCGACGGGGCGGTGCTGCTCGTGCCCGGCCGCGACTGGAAGGTCGACGATGCGACGGAGGCCCTGCTGCATCGTCTCGGCACCCACCACCTCTACGTGACCGGAGGCCCCGCGACCGTCAGCGAGGCCGTGGAGTTCGACCTGGTCAGCGCCCTGCCCGTGGGCGGCGGGCTCTCGCGCATCGGCGGCGCAGACCGTTACGAGGTCTCGGCGAATGTCAACGCCACGGTCTTCACGACGGGAGAGACGGCGTTCCTGGCCTCGGGCGCGGTGTTCGCCGACGCCCTGTCGGGCGGGCCGGTCGCGGCGACCATCGACGCACCCCTGTTCCTCGCCCAGAAGGACTGCTACCCGGAGTCGGTGTGGAACGGCATCCGCCGCTACGACACCATCGACCTGTTGCTCCTCGGCGGCCCCAACACCCTCAGCGAGTCGGTCTACAACGTGGAATACCTCTGCTGA
- a CDS encoding cupin domain-containing protein, whose protein sequence is MSTEEIILGDLPAGIVRADEAFNGRVWNVLGHTYTTKIESASAYAWLSYDPAGTGVPPHVHPTQDEFIYVFEGVYTLYLDGQWTTAGPGDLVQMPRNIPHAYYNKQESDAKSLFWVSPGGKLANLFSLLHNVTDPDEVVRLSAANGVDFLAPGSVEGA, encoded by the coding sequence TTGAGCACCGAAGAGATCATCCTGGGCGACCTGCCCGCCGGCATCGTCCGAGCCGACGAGGCGTTCAACGGCCGCGTCTGGAACGTGCTCGGTCACACCTACACGACGAAGATCGAGAGCGCGAGCGCCTACGCGTGGCTCTCCTACGACCCCGCGGGCACCGGTGTTCCGCCGCACGTGCACCCCACCCAAGACGAGTTCATCTACGTCTTCGAGGGCGTGTACACCCTCTACCTCGACGGCCAGTGGACCACCGCCGGCCCCGGCGACCTCGTGCAGATGCCCCGCAACATCCCGCACGCCTACTACAACAAGCAGGAGTCGGATGCGAAGTCGCTGTTCTGGGTGAGCCCCGGCGGCAAGCTGGCCAATCTGTTCAGCCTCCTCCACAACGTCACCGACCCCGATGAGGTCGTGCGCCTGTCGGCCGCGAACGGCGTCGACTTCCTCGCCCCGGGTTCGGTCGAAGGGGCGTGA
- a CDS encoding alpha/beta hydrolase family protein, with translation MTGASPRIETYGADADQHIEWWSAAPDAPAARGTIVLLHGGYWRERFTAELMHPLVPSFTARGWTVANVEYRRGPGAWAAMRDDLASSLAAVRASTLSGGRLALVGHSVGGQLALLGGEAGDAVVALAPVTDLVRGYHESIGDGAVVEFLGAAPDALPDTYAAASPLAHVPPRASVLIVHGTDDTRVPITHTHAYVTACRSAPGVGVALGPTAPAVTLLELPHLPHLDAISPTAPHWPAVHHWLDDWSALDRQGRSA, from the coding sequence GTGACGGGGGCTTCGCCGCGTATAGAGACCTACGGCGCGGACGCCGACCAGCACATCGAGTGGTGGTCGGCGGCCCCGGATGCTCCTGCCGCCCGCGGCACGATCGTACTGCTGCACGGCGGCTACTGGCGCGAGCGCTTCACCGCCGAGCTCATGCATCCGCTCGTGCCGTCGTTCACCGCCCGCGGCTGGACGGTGGCCAACGTCGAGTACCGCCGCGGCCCCGGCGCCTGGGCCGCCATGCGCGACGACCTCGCGTCGTCGCTCGCGGCGGTGCGCGCGAGCACCCTGTCGGGCGGTCGACTCGCCCTCGTCGGCCACTCGGTGGGCGGCCAGCTCGCCCTGCTCGGAGGCGAGGCGGGTGACGCGGTGGTGGCGCTGGCGCCCGTCACCGACCTCGTCCGCGGCTACCACGAGTCCATCGGCGACGGCGCCGTGGTCGAGTTCCTCGGCGCAGCTCCCGATGCCCTCCCCGACACCTACGCCGCCGCGTCGCCCCTCGCCCACGTGCCGCCCCGCGCATCCGTCCTCATCGTCCACGGCACCGACGACACCCGCGTGCCCATCACCCACACCCACGCCTACGTCACCGCCTGCCGCTCCGCGCCCGGGGTCGGAGTGGCGCTCGGCCCGACGGCCCCCGCCGTCACCCTCCTCGAACTCCCCCACCTCCCCCACCTCGACGCCATCTCCCCCACCGCCCCACACTGGCCCGCGGTCCACCACTGGCTCGACGACTGGAGCGCTCTCGACCGGCAGGGGCGATCAGCGTAG